A region from the Streptomyces sp. 3214.6 genome encodes:
- a CDS encoding sucrase ferredoxin, translating to MSTCATVSRDLDEPISGTAATATTWLLLEQPGPWGAKALVSSHLDPVLGRALEAAAQDTGVRVALIRRPGRHADLGAPRLRQVYAAHTVPGRVWLHSATTHDPRQLLGLDFAALGRGDHHTFDRALRGRPHTGDPLALVCTNGKRDRCCALLGRPLAAELAASGVQGAWEVTHLGGHRFSPTLLVLPHGYAYGRAEAHAVKEVLHGVQEGRIVVEGCRGSSAWERPGQAAELAVRAATGEDAAEALSVVRTNAVRTLGGAPRWEVTVAHTDGRLWQVEVAQSHAEPPRPESCGASVLGSPARMDVVAVREPVGRTALAV from the coding sequence GTGAGTACGTGCGCGACCGTCTCGCGGGACCTCGACGAGCCCATTTCCGGAACCGCGGCCACGGCGACAACCTGGCTCCTCCTGGAACAGCCCGGGCCCTGGGGCGCGAAAGCGCTGGTCTCGAGCCACCTGGACCCCGTCCTGGGCCGGGCCCTTGAGGCCGCCGCGCAGGACACGGGCGTACGCGTCGCGCTCATCCGGCGTCCCGGACGCCATGCGGACCTCGGCGCCCCACGCCTGCGGCAGGTGTACGCGGCGCACACCGTCCCCGGCAGGGTGTGGCTGCACAGCGCCACGACCCACGACCCACGGCAGCTGCTCGGCCTCGACTTCGCCGCGCTGGGCCGGGGCGACCACCACACCTTCGACCGGGCGCTGCGGGGCCGGCCCCACACCGGGGACCCGCTCGCCCTCGTCTGCACCAACGGCAAGCGCGACCGCTGCTGCGCGCTTCTCGGCCGTCCGCTGGCCGCGGAACTCGCCGCCTCCGGGGTGCAGGGCGCCTGGGAGGTCACCCATCTGGGGGGTCATCGCTTCTCCCCCACCCTGCTCGTCCTGCCGCACGGGTACGCGTACGGCCGCGCCGAGGCACACGCCGTCAAGGAGGTCCTGCACGGCGTCCAGGAGGGGCGGATCGTCGTGGAGGGGTGTCGTGGGAGCTCGGCCTGGGAGCGGCCTGGTCAGGCGGCGGAGCTGGCGGTGCGCGCGGCCACCGGCGAAGACGCGGCGGAGGCGCTGAGCGTCGTGCGGACCAACGCCGTCCGGACCCTCGGCGGCGCGCCGCGCTGGGAGGTGACCGTCGCACACACCGACGGACGCCTCTGGCAGGTCGAAGTGGCCCAGAGCCACGCGGAGCCGCCCCGGCCGGAAAGCTGCGGCGCCTCGGTCCTCGGTTCACCTGCACGGATGGACGTGGTCGCGGTGCGTGAACCGGTGGGGAGGACGGCACTGGCCGTCTGA
- a CDS encoding CobW family GTP-binding protein yields the protein MSQESQSRSPQQIPVVVLAGFLGSGKTTLLNHLLHRSGGSRIGAIVNDFGAIEIDAMAVAGALGDSTVSLGNGCLCCAVDASELDVYLERLAAPAAGIDVIVIEASGLAEPQELVRMVLASEHPGIVYGGLVEVVDAAEFDTTRARHPEVDRHLALADLVVVNKLDRAPDADRVLGLVRSLTDRAAVVPATYGRIDPEFLFDCRPSEERVGQLSFDDLHNHDLHNHDLHDHDLHNHDLHNRGGSDHVGHLHTAYDSLSFTSEAPLDPRRLMGFLDSRPEGLYRIKGYVDFGPNDPANRYAVHAVGRFLRFYPEPWPAAEARLTRLVLIGSRIDTAALGKELEASRNDAPHADEHGMWGVLRYVQDPDDEPFHEAEAQVGG from the coding sequence GTGTCGCAGGAGTCGCAGAGTCGCAGTCCGCAGCAGATCCCGGTCGTCGTGCTCGCCGGATTCCTCGGCTCCGGCAAGACGACCCTGCTCAACCACCTCCTGCATCGCAGCGGCGGCAGCCGTATCGGCGCGATCGTGAACGACTTCGGCGCCATCGAGATCGACGCCATGGCCGTGGCCGGAGCGCTCGGCGACTCCACCGTCTCCCTCGGCAATGGCTGTCTGTGCTGTGCCGTCGACGCCAGTGAGCTCGATGTCTACCTCGAGCGGCTCGCCGCGCCGGCCGCCGGCATCGACGTCATCGTCATCGAGGCCAGCGGTCTTGCCGAGCCCCAGGAACTCGTGCGGATGGTGCTGGCCAGCGAGCATCCCGGCATCGTCTACGGCGGGCTCGTCGAGGTCGTCGACGCCGCGGAGTTCGACACGACCCGGGCCAGGCATCCCGAGGTCGACCGGCATCTCGCCCTCGCCGACCTGGTCGTGGTGAACAAGCTCGACCGCGCGCCCGACGCCGACCGCGTCCTGGGGCTCGTCCGGTCCCTCACCGACCGTGCCGCCGTCGTCCCCGCCACCTACGGCCGCATCGACCCGGAGTTCCTCTTCGACTGCCGGCCGAGCGAGGAGCGCGTCGGACAGCTCTCCTTCGACGACCTGCACAACCACGACCTGCACAACCACGACCTGCACGACCACGACCTGCACAACCACGACCTGCACAACCGCGGCGGAAGCGATCACGTCGGCCACCTTCACACCGCCTACGACAGCCTCTCCTTCACCTCCGAGGCCCCTCTCGACCCGCGCCGCCTGATGGGGTTTCTCGACAGCCGGCCCGAGGGGCTGTACCGGATCAAGGGGTACGTCGACTTCGGACCGAACGACCCGGCCAACCGGTACGCCGTGCACGCAGTCGGCCGCTTCCTCCGCTTCTACCCGGAGCCCTGGCCCGCCGCGGAGGCCCGCCTCACCCGACTCGTCCTCATCGGTTCCCGCATCGACACCGCCGCCCTCGGCAAGGAACTCGAGGCGTCGCGGAACGACGCCCCACACGCCGACGAGCACGGCATGTGGGGCGTCCTCCGCTACGTCCAGGACCCCGACGACGAGCCCTTCCACGAGGCCGAGGCTCAGGTCGGTGGCTGA
- a CDS encoding M16 family metallopeptidase, whose product MPMGHTATAQAGSGGLTATEHRLANGLRVVLSEDHLTPVAAVCLWYDVGSRHEVKGRTGLAHLFEHLMFQGSGQVKGNGHFELVQGAGGSLNGTTSFERTNYFETMPAHQLELALWLEADRMGSLLAALDDDSMENQRDVVKNERRQRYDNVPYGTAFEKLTALAYPDGHPYHHTPIGSMADLDAATLEDARAFFRTYYAPNNAVLSVVGDIDPEETLAWVEKYFGSIPGHDGKPEPRDGSLPDVIGEQLREIVEEEVPARALMAAYRLPEDGTRACDAVDLALTILGGGESSRLYNRLVRRDRTAVAAGFGLLRLAGAPSLGWLDVKTSGDVEVPVIETAIDEELARFAEEGPTAEEMERAQAQLEREWLDRLGTVAGRADELCRYAVLFGDPQLALTAVQRVLDVTPEEVQEVAKARLRPDNRAVLVYEPTAAEAPADQDENEEAAR is encoded by the coding sequence ATGCCCATGGGTCACACGGCCACAGCCCAGGCAGGCTCCGGGGGCCTGACAGCGACCGAGCACCGCCTGGCCAACGGCCTGCGCGTGGTGCTCTCGGAGGACCACCTGACCCCCGTCGCGGCGGTGTGCCTCTGGTACGACGTCGGTTCACGACACGAAGTCAAGGGTCGCACCGGCCTTGCTCACCTTTTCGAGCACCTGATGTTCCAGGGCTCCGGACAGGTCAAGGGCAACGGCCACTTCGAGCTGGTCCAGGGAGCGGGCGGCTCGCTCAACGGCACCACCAGCTTCGAGCGCACCAACTACTTCGAGACCATGCCCGCCCACCAGCTGGAGCTCGCCCTCTGGCTGGAGGCCGACCGCATGGGCTCGCTGCTCGCGGCGCTCGACGACGACTCGATGGAGAACCAGCGCGACGTCGTCAAGAACGAGCGCCGCCAGCGTTACGACAACGTCCCCTACGGCACGGCCTTCGAGAAGCTGACGGCCCTCGCCTACCCGGACGGCCACCCCTACCACCACACGCCGATCGGCTCGATGGCCGACCTGGACGCGGCGACCCTGGAGGACGCGCGCGCGTTCTTCCGGACGTACTACGCGCCCAACAACGCGGTCCTGTCCGTGGTCGGCGACATCGACCCCGAGGAGACCCTCGCCTGGGTCGAGAAGTACTTCGGTTCCATCCCCGGCCACGACGGCAAGCCCGAGCCCCGCGACGGCTCGCTGCCCGACGTCATCGGCGAGCAGTTGCGCGAGATCGTCGAGGAGGAGGTGCCGGCCCGCGCCCTGATGGCCGCCTACCGCCTGCCCGAGGACGGCACGCGCGCGTGCGACGCCGTCGACCTGGCGCTAACCATCCTGGGCGGCGGCGAGTCCTCCCGCCTGTACAACCGGCTCGTGCGCCGCGACCGTACGGCCGTGGCGGCCGGCTTCGGCCTGCTGCGGCTCGCCGGCGCGCCCTCCCTGGGCTGGCTGGACGTGAAGACGTCCGGTGACGTCGAGGTGCCCGTCATCGAGACCGCCATCGACGAGGAGCTCGCCCGGTTCGCCGAGGAGGGCCCCACGGCCGAGGAAATGGAGCGCGCCCAGGCCCAGTTGGAGCGCGAGTGGCTCGACCGGCTCGGCACGGTCGCCGGCCGCGCCGACGAACTGTGCCGCTACGCCGTCCTGTTCGGCGACCCGCAGCTCGCCCTGACCGCCGTCCAGCGGGTGCTGGACGTGACGCCTGAGGAGGTGCAGGAGGTCGCCAAGGCCCGACTGCGCCCCGACAACCGCGCGGTGCTCGTCTACGAGCCGACCGCCGCCGAAGCCCCCGCCGACCAGGACGAGAACGAGGAGGCGGCCCGGTGA
- a CDS encoding DNA gyrase/topoisomerase IV subunit A, which translates to MARRSTKTPPPDDSYEERILDIDVVDEMQGSFLEYAYSVIYSRALPDARDGLKPVHRRIVYQMNEMGLRPERGYVKCARVVGEVMGKLHPHGDASIYDALVRMAQPFSMRVPLVDGHGNFGSLGNDDPPAAMRYTECRQAEATSLMTESIDEDTVDFAPNYDGQEQEPVALPAAFPNLLVNGASGIAVGMATNMPPHNLGEVIAAARHLIRYPGADLDALMKYVPGPDLPTGGRIVGLSGIRDAYESGRGTFKIRATVSVETVTARRKGLVITELPFTVGPEKVIAKIKDLVGSKKIQGIADVKDLTDRAHGLRLVIEIKNGFVPEAVLEQLYKLTPMEESFGINNVALVDGQPLTLGLKELLEVYLDHRFNVVRRRSEFRRGKRRDRLHLVEGLLTALVDIDEVIRLIRSSENSAEAKQRLMERFSLSEIQTQYILDTPLRRLTKFDRIELEAEKERLNAEIAELTRILDSDAELRKLVSAELAAVAKKFGTERRTVLLESSGTTATAVPLQVADDPCRVLLSSTGLLARTANGEPFGENAEDADGRRTKHDVIVSAVPATARGEIGAVTSSGRLLRINVVDLPQLPDTATAPNLSGGAPLAEFVSLEGDETVVCLSTLDESSPGLAIGTEQGVVKRVVPDYPTNKDELEVITLKEGDRIVGAVELTTGEEDLVFITDDAQLLRYQASQVRPQGRAAGGMAGIKLTEGAKVISFTAVDPAADAVVFTIAGSRGTLDDSVQTTAKLTPFDQYPRKGRATGGVRCQRFLKGEDCLSLAWAGPVPAKAAQKNGLPADLPEMDPRRDGSGVSLSKTVSVVAGPV; encoded by the coding sequence ATGGCCCGCCGCAGCACGAAGACCCCGCCGCCCGACGACTCGTACGAGGAGCGGATCCTCGACATCGACGTCGTCGACGAGATGCAGGGCTCCTTCCTCGAGTACGCGTACTCGGTCATCTACTCCCGCGCCCTGCCGGACGCCCGCGACGGCCTGAAGCCGGTGCACCGCCGCATCGTCTACCAGATGAACGAGATGGGCCTGCGCCCCGAGCGCGGTTACGTCAAGTGCGCCCGGGTCGTCGGCGAGGTCATGGGCAAGCTGCACCCGCACGGCGACGCGTCGATCTACGACGCCCTGGTGCGCATGGCCCAGCCGTTCTCCATGCGCGTGCCGCTGGTCGACGGCCACGGCAACTTCGGCTCGCTGGGCAACGACGACCCGCCGGCCGCCATGCGGTACACCGAGTGCCGCCAGGCCGAGGCGACGAGCCTGATGACCGAGTCGATCGACGAGGACACGGTCGATTTCGCGCCGAACTACGACGGTCAGGAACAGGAGCCGGTGGCGCTGCCCGCCGCGTTCCCGAACCTGCTGGTCAACGGCGCCTCCGGGATCGCCGTCGGCATGGCCACGAACATGCCGCCGCACAATCTGGGCGAGGTCATCGCAGCCGCCCGCCACCTGATCCGCTACCCGGGCGCCGACCTGGACGCCCTGATGAAGTACGTCCCGGGCCCCGACCTGCCCACCGGCGGCCGGATCGTCGGCCTCTCCGGCATCCGGGACGCCTACGAGAGCGGCCGCGGCACCTTCAAGATCCGCGCCACGGTCTCGGTGGAGACGGTGACGGCGCGCCGCAAGGGCCTGGTCATCACCGAACTGCCCTTCACCGTCGGCCCCGAGAAAGTCATCGCCAAGATCAAGGACCTGGTCGGCTCGAAGAAGATCCAGGGCATCGCCGACGTCAAGGACCTCACCGACCGCGCGCACGGCCTGCGTCTGGTCATCGAGATCAAGAACGGCTTCGTGCCGGAGGCGGTGCTGGAGCAGCTCTACAAGCTGACGCCGATGGAGGAGTCCTTCGGCATCAACAACGTGGCGCTGGTCGACGGCCAGCCGCTCACGCTCGGCCTCAAGGAACTCCTGGAGGTCTACCTCGACCACCGGTTCAACGTTGTGCGGCGGCGCAGCGAGTTCCGCCGCGGCAAGCGCCGTGACCGGCTGCACCTGGTGGAGGGCCTGCTCACCGCCCTCGTCGACATCGACGAGGTCATCCGGCTGATCCGCTCCAGCGAGAACAGCGCGGAGGCGAAGCAGCGCCTGATGGAGCGTTTCTCGCTCTCGGAGATCCAGACCCAGTACATCCTGGACACCCCGCTGCGCCGGCTCACCAAGTTCGACCGCATCGAGCTGGAGGCGGAGAAGGAGAGGCTCAACGCGGAGATCGCCGAGCTGACCCGGATCCTGGACTCGGACGCGGAGCTGCGCAAGCTGGTCTCGGCCGAACTCGCCGCGGTGGCGAAGAAGTTCGGCACCGAGCGCCGTACGGTCCTGCTGGAGTCGTCGGGCACCACGGCCACCGCCGTACCGCTTCAGGTGGCGGACGACCCGTGCCGCGTCCTGCTGTCGTCCACGGGCCTGCTGGCCCGCACGGCGAACGGCGAGCCCTTCGGGGAGAACGCCGAGGACGCGGACGGCCGACGCACCAAGCACGACGTGATCGTCTCGGCGGTGCCGGCCACCGCGCGAGGGGAGATCGGCGCGGTCACCTCCTCGGGCCGGCTGCTGCGGATCAACGTCGTCGACCTGCCGCAACTGCCGGACACGGCGACGGCGCCGAACCTGTCGGGCGGCGCTCCGCTCGCGGAGTTCGTCTCCCTGGAGGGCGACGAGACGGTGGTCTGCCTGAGCACGCTCGACGAGTCGTCCCCGGGCCTGGCGATCGGCACGGAACAGGGCGTGGTCAAGCGGGTCGTGCCCGACTACCCGACCAACAAGGACGAGCTCGAGGTCATCACCCTGAAGGAGGGCGACCGGATCGTCGGCGCCGTCGAGCTGACCACCGGCGAGGAGGACCTCGTCTTCATCACCGACGACGCCCAACTGCTGCGCTACCAGGCCTCGCAGGTGCGCCCGCAGGGCCGGGCGGCGGGCGGTATGGCGGGCATCAAGCTCACCGAGGGCGCGAAGGTGATCTCGTTCACGGCCGTGGACCCCGCGGCGGACGCGGTGGTCTTCACCATCGCGGGCTCGCGCGGCACGCTGGACGACTCCGTGCAGACGACCGCCAAGCTCACCCCCTTCGACCAGTATCCGCGCAAGGGCCGCGCCACCGGCGGTGTGCGCTGCCAGCGGTTCCTGAAGGGCGAGGACTGTCTGTCGCTGGCCTGGGCGGGCCCCGTCCCGGCCAAGGCGGCGCAGAAGAACGGCCTGCCCGCCGACCTGCCGGAGATGGACCCGCGCCGTGACGGCTCGGGCGTGTCCCTGTCGAAGACGGTGTCGGTGGTGGCGGGGCCGGTCTAG
- a CDS encoding M16 family metallopeptidase, which produces MTELATMDFHPQPAAGEAKPWAFPAPDRAALANGLTVLHCHRPGQQVVAVEILLDAPLDAEPAGLDGVATIMARAFSEGTDKHSAEEFAAELERCGATLDAHADHPGVRLSLEVPASRLPKGLGLLADALRAPAFADSEVERLVRNRLDEIPHELANPSRRAAKELSKELFPATARMSRPRQGTVETVEKIDSAAVRAFYERHVRPATATAVVVGDLTGVDLDALLGDTLGAWTGSSAQPRPVPPVTADDTGRVVIVDRPGAVQTQLLIGRIGADRHDRVWPAQVLGTYCLGGTLTSRLDRVLREEKGYTYGVRAFGQVLRSAPDGSGAAMLAISGSVDTPNTGPALEDLWKVLRTLAEGGLTDAERDVAVQNLVGVAPLKFETAAAVAGTLADQVEQHLPDDYQATLYQQLAATGTVEATAAAVNAFPVDRLVTVLVGDAARIKEPVEALGIGAVKVVSAE; this is translated from the coding sequence GTGACCGAGCTCGCCACGATGGACTTCCACCCCCAGCCCGCGGCGGGCGAGGCCAAGCCGTGGGCGTTCCCGGCGCCCGACCGCGCAGCGCTGGCCAACGGCCTGACCGTGCTGCACTGCCACCGCCCCGGCCAGCAGGTCGTCGCCGTCGAGATCCTCCTCGACGCGCCCCTGGACGCCGAACCGGCCGGCCTCGACGGCGTCGCCACGATCATGGCGCGCGCCTTCTCCGAGGGCACCGACAAGCACTCCGCCGAGGAGTTCGCCGCCGAACTGGAGCGCTGCGGCGCCACCCTGGACGCGCACGCCGACCACCCCGGCGTCCGCCTCAGCCTCGAAGTGCCGGCCTCGCGCCTGCCCAAGGGCCTCGGTCTGCTCGCCGACGCCCTCAGGGCACCCGCGTTCGCCGACAGCGAGGTCGAGCGCCTCGTCCGCAACCGACTGGACGAGATCCCGCACGAGCTCGCCAACCCCTCGCGGCGCGCCGCCAAGGAGCTCTCCAAGGAGCTGTTCCCGGCCACCGCGCGCATGTCGCGCCCGCGCCAGGGCACCGTGGAGACCGTCGAGAAGATCGACTCCGCCGCCGTGCGCGCGTTCTACGAGAGGCATGTGCGCCCCGCCACGGCCACCGCCGTGGTCGTCGGCGACCTCACCGGCGTGGACCTGGACGCCCTCCTCGGCGACACCCTGGGCGCCTGGACGGGCTCCTCGGCCCAGCCGCGGCCCGTGCCGCCGGTCACCGCCGACGACACCGGCAGGGTCGTCATCGTGGACCGCCCCGGCGCCGTCCAGACGCAGCTGCTGATCGGCCGGATCGGCGCCGACCGGCACGACCGCGTGTGGCCCGCGCAGGTCCTCGGCACGTACTGCCTCGGCGGCACCCTCACCTCCCGCCTGGACCGCGTCCTGCGCGAGGAGAAGGGCTACACCTACGGTGTCCGCGCCTTCGGGCAGGTCCTGCGGTCCGCGCCGGACGGCTCGGGCGCCGCGATGCTCGCCATCAGCGGTTCCGTGGACACCCCGAACACCGGTCCCGCCCTGGAGGACCTCTGGAAGGTGCTGCGCACCCTCGCCGAGGGCGGCCTGACCGACGCCGAGCGTGACGTCGCGGTGCAGAACCTGGTCGGGGTGGCGCCGCTGAAGTTCGAGACCGCCGCGGCCGTCGCGGGCACGCTGGCCGACCAGGTCGAGCAGCACCTGCCCGACGACTACCAGGCGACGCTGTACCAGCAGCTCGCCGCGACGGGCACGGTGGAGGCCACCGCGGCGGCCGTGAACGCCTTCCCGGTGGACCGGCTGGTGACAGTCCTCGTCGGTGACGCGGCCCGGATCAAGGAGCCGGTGGAGGCCCTCGGCATCGGCGCGGTGAAGGTCGTGTCCGCCGAGTAG